A region of Candidatus Bathyarchaeia archaeon DNA encodes the following proteins:
- a CDS encoding KH domain-containing protein, whose product MATLSLTIPKGRIGVLIGHGGAVKKRIEESLNVKLTVDSRTGEVKVENEGEVVNALKARDIVEAVARGFSPERAFHLLDEEHMIDIIDLRDIFGKNEPQIQRIKGRIIGKRGKARRLIEEMAGVSLSVYGHTVAIIGGYENVSIAREAVTMLIDGRQHNTVYKYLRIKRGELKKKMKVKLWENSRPEA is encoded by the coding sequence CATAGGCCACGGTGGAGCTGTGAAAAAGAGGATAGAGGAATCTTTGAACGTAAAGCTCACGGTGGACAGTCGGACTGGCGAGGTGAAGGTGGAAAATGAAGGTGAAGTCGTTAACGCGTTGAAGGCCAGGGACATCGTGGAAGCCGTGGCTAGGGGCTTCTCCCCTGAAAGGGCCTTCCACCTCCTCGACGAAGAGCATATGATCGACATCATCGATCTAAGGGACATCTTCGGGAAAAATGAGCCTCAAATACAGAGGATTAAGGGAAGAATCATCGGGAAAAGAGGTAAGGCGCGAAGATTGATAGAAGAGATGGCTGGGGTGAGCTTGTCCGTGTACGGCCACACGGTCGCCATCATCGGAGGCTACGAAAACGTTTCCATCGCCAGGGAGGCTGTGACGATGCTTATAGACGGAAGACAGCACAACACCGTATATAAATACTTGAGAATTAAAAGAGGAGAGTTAAAAAAGAAGATGAAGGTGAAGCTCTGGGAAAACAGTAGACCGGAGGCTTAG
- a CDS encoding THUMP domain-containing protein — protein MRDFNLMISTSRGNERNACSEAWYLLREVGDPDVKVEPTGLVGLLVSKTTLDPVKAVNALRDVLRERPWEFRYVLRIVPIQAVTDSTLSSIESKALELSNLIEEEESYRITVEKRRTNLKSAEIIQAIAPKVDRKVSLEQPDKILLVEVIGKIAGVSVIKPDAILSIEREKRTL, from the coding sequence ATGAGAGACTTTAACCTCATGATCTCTACTTCAAGGGGTAACGAGAGGAACGCTTGCAGCGAGGCCTGGTATCTCCTAAGGGAGGTTGGAGACCCCGATGTCAAGGTTGAGCCTACAGGGTTGGTTGGGTTGCTGGTTTCCAAAACGACTTTAGACCCGGTTAAGGCTGTTAACGCTCTGAGGGATGTTCTCCGAGAGAGGCCTTGGGAGTTTAGGTACGTCTTGAGGATTGTGCCCATTCAAGCGGTTACCGATTCAACCCTTAGCAGCATAGAGTCAAAAGCGTTGGAGCTTTCCAACCTCATAGAAGAGGAGGAATCCTACCGTATAACCGTTGAGAAAAGAAGGACAAACCTCAAGTCAGCTGAAATTATTCAAGCCATAGCCCCTAAGGTCGATAGAAAAGTAAGCCTTGAGCAGCCGGATAAAATCTTGCTGGTTGAGGTGATTGGGAAAATAGCTGGGGTTTCGGTCATTAAACCCGACGCCATATTGTCGATTGAAAGGGAGAAGAGGACGCTTTAA
- a CDS encoding ABC transporter permease, which translates to MLESLRHIFVMLELELRRVKHDRMELYSRAVQPILWIAVFGPVMSGVRGIPTGGIPYTDYITPGVLIQSTTFTSIFFGLIMVWERESGILKRLYVTPASRYATVIGRSLSAGVRAIFQALIILPVALLIGVKFASNALYLITAFLIIFFASGGFASLSILIASFVKTRERFMGIGAALTFPLFFVSNALYPVNMMPPILQRSAAFNPLSYTVDAVRSLLITGNISNLPIDVVAITIFDAVMFSSASACLGKIVE; encoded by the coding sequence TTGCTTGAATCATTAAGGCATATTTTCGTGATGCTTGAGCTTGAGTTGAGACGCGTTAAACATGATAGGATGGAGCTTTACTCCCGAGCCGTTCAACCAATCCTATGGATCGCCGTTTTCGGACCCGTCATGAGCGGCGTCCGCGGAATACCTACAGGGGGGATACCGTACACCGATTACATTACACCTGGGGTGCTTATCCAGTCCACTACTTTTACTTCGATCTTTTTCGGCCTAATCATGGTCTGGGAGCGGGAGTCCGGCATCCTAAAGAGACTCTACGTCACGCCTGCATCAAGGTACGCAACGGTTATCGGCAGATCACTATCCGCAGGGGTGAGGGCGATCTTCCAAGCCCTCATCATCCTCCCCGTCGCTCTCCTGATCGGAGTTAAATTCGCTTCGAACGCGCTATATTTGATCACCGCCTTTCTGATCATCTTCTTCGCGTCAGGAGGCTTCGCATCCCTTTCCATCCTCATAGCCTCTTTCGTTAAAACGCGGGAAAGGTTCATGGGGATCGGCGCGGCTCTCACGTTCCCACTCTTCTTCGTCAGCAACGCCCTGTACCCTGTCAACATGATGCCTCCCATTTTACAGCGCTCCGCCGCGTTCAACCCTTTGAGCTATACGGTGGATGCTGTTAGAAGCCTCTTAATTACAGGCAACATCTCTAATCTTCCAATCGACGTAGTAGCGATAACCATTTTCGACGCTGTAATGTTCTCCTCGGCGTCAGCATGTCTTGGGAAGATCGTAGAGTAA
- a CDS encoding ATP-binding cassette domain-containing protein: MGSAVTVRNLVKVYEGGVRALNGVDLDVDQGSIFSLIGPNGAGKTTLMRILTTQLKPTFGEAYVFGLNVLKHGDRVRKLVSYVPQEISVWTDVSGYENLLIYAKIYRLPSNERRRAVEEALENMGLTELRNKLVNTYSGGMIRRLEIASALMMKPKILFLDEPTIGLDPSARKVIWEKLTSFKKEYGVTVFFNTHYMDEAEHYSDEVAIINRGAIVKRGSVKELEQSVGGEVVRIALNTHEVEGLLKRIKETNSVRKVIFNDSELTVIVNDAETALPSIMEAARREKVTVKRVSITKPSLDDVFLKYAGTRLESGGEVTEVKRVRGAIKRG, encoded by the coding sequence TTGGGTTCAGCTGTCACTGTCAGAAACCTTGTAAAAGTCTACGAAGGCGGGGTTAGGGCCCTTAACGGAGTCGACTTGGATGTTGATCAAGGCTCCATTTTTTCATTAATCGGTCCCAATGGTGCCGGTAAAACGACGCTGATGAGGATATTGACAACACAGCTTAAACCTACCTTCGGTGAAGCCTACGTCTTTGGGTTAAACGTACTCAAGCACGGCGACCGTGTGAGGAAGCTCGTGAGCTACGTACCCCAAGAAATAAGTGTTTGGACGGATGTTAGTGGCTACGAGAACCTGCTCATCTACGCGAAGATTTACAGACTCCCCTCAAATGAGAGAAGAAGAGCCGTTGAGGAGGCCCTTGAGAATATGGGCTTAACTGAATTAAGGAACAAACTTGTGAACACATATTCCGGCGGCATGATTAGGAGGCTTGAAATCGCATCCGCTCTTATGATGAAGCCGAAGATCCTGTTCTTGGATGAACCTACTATCGGCCTCGACCCCTCCGCGAGGAAGGTTATCTGGGAAAAGCTCACATCCTTCAAAAAGGAGTATGGTGTCACGGTTTTCTTTAACACCCATTACATGGATGAGGCGGAACACTATTCAGACGAGGTTGCCATCATCAACCGAGGCGCCATCGTGAAGAGGGGGTCGGTTAAAGAGCTGGAGCAATCTGTGGGAGGGGAGGTGGTCCGAATCGCTTTAAATACACATGAGGTTGAGGGCTTGTTGAAAAGGATAAAAGAGACAAACAGTGTAAGAAAAGTCATCTTTAACGATTCTGAACTGACAGTCATCGTCAACGACGCGGAGACAGCTTTACCAAGCATAATGGAAGCGGCCAGACGAGAGAAGGTCACCGTCAAGAGGGTTTCGATAACCAAACCATCTCTCGACGATGTCTTCCTGAAATACGCTGGAACTAGGCTTGAGTCTGGTGGAGAAGTGACTGAAGTAAAACGGGTAAGAGGAGCCATTAAAAGAGGGTAG
- a CDS encoding DNA topoisomerase IV subunit A, whose product MPSRSISNIRYDDKLRQYILGGKNVRRSARNIRHIRPFTQLIWAAYFVKELTQQNRTSTLRDVFYSAQAFDVNFIDQPESDSILTDLETVVGRAREEFHVFPEERSAIFGDLTIEYTVPGYEGKTLNLTSHPDGVMIGPALTSAEFKECKADKVIAIEKGALFTRFVEERVHERFKAILVQTAGQAPRATRALIRRLNKELKLPVIILTDGDPWGMHIAMVIVSGSANAAHLRELNTPDAKWAGVWATDIVDYKLPSDPLNDLDVKRLYELKKDPRYGSKLWRREIETFLKIRKKAEQEAFSRYGLTFIVDQYLPRKLEEVEEM is encoded by the coding sequence ATGCCAAGCCGCTCGATCTCAAACATACGCTATGACGACAAGCTGAGGCAGTACATTTTAGGTGGGAAAAACGTTAGGAGAAGCGCGAGGAACATTCGTCACATCAGACCATTCACCCAGCTGATCTGGGCGGCTTACTTCGTCAAGGAGCTAACCCAGCAAAACCGAACCAGCACGTTAAGGGATGTATTCTACTCCGCGCAGGCCTTCGACGTGAACTTCATCGACCAACCTGAAAGCGACAGCATACTCACAGACCTCGAAACGGTCGTGGGTAGGGCTAGAGAGGAGTTCCACGTATTCCCTGAAGAGAGAAGCGCCATATTCGGCGACCTCACCATAGAGTACACAGTGCCCGGGTATGAGGGTAAAACCCTTAACCTAACCAGCCACCCGGATGGAGTGATGATCGGCCCAGCCTTAACCAGCGCGGAGTTCAAAGAGTGTAAGGCAGACAAGGTCATAGCCATCGAGAAAGGCGCGCTCTTCACAAGGTTCGTTGAGGAAAGGGTTCATGAGAGGTTTAAAGCCATACTGGTGCAGACGGCTGGACAGGCACCACGCGCCACCAGGGCCTTGATAAGAAGGCTGAACAAGGAGCTGAAGCTACCTGTGATCATCTTAACCGACGGAGACCCGTGGGGAATGCACATAGCCATGGTCATAGTGAGCGGCTCAGCCAACGCCGCCCACCTTCGAGAGTTGAACACACCTGACGCCAAGTGGGCTGGAGTTTGGGCGACTGACATCGTGGATTACAAGTTGCCTTCAGATCCCCTTAACGACTTAGACGTTAAAAGGCTATACGAGTTGAAGAAGGATCCTCGATACGGATCCAAGCTTTGGAGGAGGGAGATCGAAACCTTCTTAAAGATAAGGAAGAAGGCTGAGCAGGAAGCCTTCAGCAGGTATGGTTTAACCTTCATCGTAGACCAATATCTTCCAAGAAAGCTTGAAGAAGTAGAAGAAATGTAG
- a CDS encoding ribosome biogenesis/translation initiation ATPase RLI has product MGRLAVLDRERCKPKDCGLPCVKYCPEVRNRVEAIKLDESGKFVVVSENLCSGCGICVKKCPFKALSVVNLPQELDVECSHRYGLNAFKLFRLPTPRDGTVTGLIGRNGIGKSTALKILSGEIKPNLGRFTDPPEWEEVIRAYRGSTLQNYFTALSEQRLKVVSKPQHVDLIPRYVNEEVSELLSRIDERGALNWMKELLSLEEVWERTTSVLSGGELQRVAVAAALCRNADVYIFDEPSSHLDVHQRLMVARAIRTLIREDKTVLLAEHDLALLDYLSDHICVFYGKPGVYGVVSRPHGVRVGVNIYLDGFLPDENMRFRAEPIRFHVKPPRDESKVGRILEWDAMRKSYDEFTLKVGPGRVQGGEVVGMLGPNGIGKTTLVKMLAGFEEPDEGYVPTEGLKISYKPQYISGEYRGTVESILKEAAGPRYMEEGFRGKVLSSLNLIDFLDRDVEGLSGGELQRVAIAACLFRDADVYFLDEPSAYLDVEERLGMTRLVRDVAEEREAFAFVVEHDLIAQDFVADKLMVFTGRPGVEGYANPPTDLRSGMNVFLAEMDVTFRRDPSSGRPRVNKPDSRVDRSQKEVGEYYYVPPG; this is encoded by the coding sequence ATGGGTAGGTTAGCGGTTCTAGATAGGGAGCGTTGTAAACCTAAAGACTGTGGTCTACCATGCGTGAAGTACTGTCCTGAGGTGAGGAACAGGGTTGAGGCGATTAAGCTTGACGAGTCGGGTAAGTTTGTTGTGGTTTCGGAAAACCTGTGCAGTGGATGCGGCATATGCGTGAAGAAGTGTCCATTTAAAGCGTTGTCGGTGGTAAACCTTCCTCAGGAGCTTGACGTGGAGTGTAGCCATCGATATGGGTTGAACGCGTTCAAGTTGTTCAGGCTTCCAACGCCTAGGGATGGAACCGTTACCGGGCTGATCGGGCGAAACGGTATAGGGAAGTCGACGGCCCTTAAGATCCTGTCTGGTGAAATTAAACCCAACCTAGGTCGATTTACAGACCCTCCAGAATGGGAGGAGGTTATAAGGGCCTACAGGGGTTCCACGTTGCAGAACTATTTCACAGCGTTGAGCGAGCAAAGGCTAAAGGTGGTTTCTAAGCCTCAGCATGTTGACCTCATACCGAGGTACGTGAACGAGGAGGTCTCCGAACTCCTAAGCAGAATCGACGAGCGTGGAGCCTTAAACTGGATGAAGGAGCTCTTAAGCCTAGAGGAGGTTTGGGAGAGGACTACCAGCGTGTTAAGCGGCGGCGAGCTGCAGAGGGTGGCCGTGGCCGCGGCTTTATGCCGAAACGCTGATGTATATATTTTCGACGAGCCCTCAAGCCACTTGGACGTTCACCAACGTCTAATGGTGGCTCGAGCCATCAGAACCTTGATCAGAGAGGATAAGACGGTTCTGTTGGCGGAGCATGATTTGGCTCTGCTGGACTACTTGTCAGATCACATATGCGTGTTCTACGGTAAGCCCGGCGTTTACGGGGTTGTGTCTAGACCTCACGGGGTTAGGGTTGGAGTTAACATTTATCTGGACGGATTTCTCCCCGACGAGAATATGAGGTTTAGGGCTGAGCCCATACGGTTTCATGTAAAGCCGCCAAGGGATGAGAGTAAGGTGGGGAGGATCCTTGAATGGGACGCGATGAGAAAATCCTACGACGAGTTTACCTTGAAGGTTGGGCCGGGTAGGGTTCAAGGCGGCGAGGTTGTAGGGATGCTCGGGCCAAATGGGATAGGTAAGACCACGTTAGTCAAGATGCTGGCTGGGTTTGAGGAGCCTGACGAGGGATACGTGCCCACAGAGGGTTTGAAAATAAGCTACAAGCCTCAGTACATTTCTGGGGAGTATCGGGGGACGGTTGAATCGATTCTTAAGGAGGCTGCTGGACCACGGTATATGGAGGAAGGGTTTAGGGGTAAAGTTCTAAGCTCCCTCAACCTCATTGACTTCTTGGATAGGGATGTGGAAGGTCTCAGCGGCGGCGAGCTGCAGAGGGTGGCGATAGCGGCCTGCTTGTTCAGAGACGCCGACGTATATTTTCTAGACGAGCCCAGCGCGTATCTGGACGTGGAGGAGAGGCTGGGGATGACTAGGCTTGTTCGAGACGTTGCGGAGGAAAGGGAAGCGTTCGCCTTCGTAGTGGAGCATGATTTAATTGCTCAAGACTTCGTAGCCGACAAGCTGATGGTGTTCACTGGTAGGCCTGGGGTTGAGGGGTACGCCAACCCTCCCACCGACCTGAGAAGCGGCATGAACGTCTTTCTAGCGGAAATGGACGTTACTTTTAGAAGGGACCCGTCTTCGGGGAGGCCGAGAGTGAATAAGCCGGATAGTAGGGTGGATAGGTCGCAGAAGGAGGTCGGCGAATACTACTACGTTCCACCGGGTTAG
- the cgi121 gene encoding KEOPS complex subunit Cgi121, protein MWVRGIVEFGKVVAALGLVEVKPFNIDDVLAKVKSLCRDVDVQLLSPRCLAGFDHIYFASLNALKAFKQGRNISRSPAMEVVVYASAQRQIEKAIRYLGVKNSEGSVVIVALGPDKERVTSCVEAVAAMMGGRVQDSVIDITGNEKLEYVKRFFGITDAEVEAVRRHGEEEVKVVERLVVERMAVLSATV, encoded by the coding sequence ATGTGGGTTCGAGGCATTGTTGAGTTCGGTAAAGTGGTCGCGGCGCTCGGCCTCGTGGAGGTGAAGCCATTCAACATCGACGACGTTTTGGCGAAGGTTAAAAGTCTTTGCAGGGATGTTGATGTTCAGCTTCTCTCCCCCCGATGTTTAGCGGGATTCGACCACATCTACTTCGCATCGTTAAACGCGCTGAAAGCCTTCAAACAGGGTCGAAACATCTCCAGGAGTCCAGCGATGGAGGTGGTCGTATATGCTTCGGCTCAGAGGCAGATAGAAAAGGCCATTCGCTATCTGGGTGTTAAAAACAGCGAGGGAAGTGTTGTGATCGTAGCCCTGGGACCTGACAAAGAGCGGGTTACAAGCTGCGTTGAGGCGGTTGCCGCGATGATGGGTGGGCGGGTTCAGGACTCGGTCATTGACATCACGGGGAATGAGAAGCTGGAATACGTTAAACGTTTTTTCGGGATTACGGACGCTGAGGTGGAGGCGGTTCGGAGGCATGGGGAAGAGGAGGTTAAGGTGGTTGAAAGGCTTGTGGTGGAACGTATGGCCGTTTTATCAGCCACAGTTTAA
- a CDS encoding phosphoribosyltransferase, which yields MAEQEYLILEWEDIYRMCIELSKRIKEDDFKPDVIVGVARGGWIPARILSDLLENTNLANIKAEFYEDVAKTGKKPRITQPVSTDVRGLKVLVVDDVSDTGLSLSEVRKSLVQEGAGEIKIATLHYKPHSVLKPEYYVDETSAWIVYPHERYEFIKSTIRKMRNLNLTEVKEWFKKIGFKAPYTEQLIEEAWKTIKV from the coding sequence ATGGCTGAGCAGGAATACTTGATCCTAGAGTGGGAAGACATATACAGAATGTGCATTGAGCTATCTAAGAGGATTAAAGAGGACGATTTTAAACCCGATGTGATCGTTGGGGTTGCTAGAGGAGGGTGGATACCGGCTAGAATACTGTCGGACTTGCTGGAAAACACAAACCTCGCTAACATCAAAGCTGAGTTCTATGAAGACGTTGCAAAAACCGGGAAAAAGCCGAGGATAACCCAACCTGTTTCAACAGATGTAAGAGGGTTAAAGGTTCTCGTCGTGGACGATGTTTCGGATACGGGTTTAAGCCTATCCGAAGTTAGAAAAAGCTTAGTTCAAGAGGGAGCGGGGGAAATCAAGATAGCCACCTTACATTACAAGCCTCACAGCGTCCTAAAGCCTGAATACTATGTTGACGAAACGTCAGCGTGGATTGTTTACCCCCATGAAAGATATGAATTCATCAAGTCGACGATTAGAAAGATGAGAAACCTAAACTTAACAGAAGTGAAAGAATGGTTTAAGAAAATTGGCTTTAAAGCTCCATACACGGAACAGCTGATAGAGGAAGCTTGGAAAACTATAAAAGTTTAA
- a CDS encoding CPBP family intramembrane glutamic endopeptidase — protein MQIWGLKLYVAPFGPFLAAFLLAYINEGKEGVKELLRRGFDPRIEGIWYVPIFLLMPAITGFSLFLAWYTEGTAPELATSSQPWLILFNFVYIFFLGGPIEEEFGWRGYALPRLQMRHTALLSSVVLGVIWAFWHSPLNFMAQPPGPQYQAAIGMFLGSIFTMAFMSILFTWIYNNTGGSIFATLLFHTMVNLSTYVVFPVFETQTGPLYYLISIIAVSIVILAVFGTKRLGQKKN, from the coding sequence TTGCAAATATGGGGTTTAAAGCTTTATGTAGCGCCATTTGGTCCGTTTTTAGCTGCGTTTTTGCTCGCTTACATAAATGAAGGAAAAGAAGGCGTTAAAGAATTATTGAGAAGGGGTTTTGACCCTAGAATTGAAGGAATATGGTATGTCCCAATTTTTCTATTGATGCCTGCTATTACTGGCTTTTCTCTCTTTTTGGCATGGTATACCGAAGGGACAGCTCCCGAATTGGCGACGTCATCTCAGCCTTGGCTGATTCTTTTCAATTTTGTCTACATATTCTTCCTTGGAGGACCAATTGAGGAAGAGTTCGGCTGGAGAGGGTATGCGCTTCCCCGGCTTCAAATGCGTCACACGGCTCTTCTATCCAGCGTGGTGTTGGGAGTGATTTGGGCTTTTTGGCATTCACCTTTAAACTTCATGGCTCAACCTCCAGGGCCTCAATACCAAGCCGCGATCGGAATGTTTCTAGGATCAATCTTCACCATGGCTTTCATGTCGATATTGTTCACTTGGATTTACAATAACACTGGCGGGAGCATCTTTGCCACTTTACTATTCCACACGATGGTGAACCTGTCAACATACGTTGTGTTCCCAGTCTTCGAAACTCAAACCGGGCCGCTATATTACTTAATTTCAATAATAGCCGTTTCCATAGTCATATTAGCGGTATTTGGAACAAAAAGATTGGGTCAAAAGAAGAATTAG
- a CDS encoding cob(I)yrinic acid a,c-diamide adenosyltransferase, which yields MGLVHLYTGYGGGKTTSALGLALRALGHGQKVIVVQFLKGRKNIGEYKIRDKLAPDYEIYQFGSPRFVDPKNLKPKDYELARKGLEFAKRALKRKPNLLILDEINLAAAGGLVKVEEILDLLKNVPKKTIVILTGRFAPDELINRADIVTAVEDIKGMKKRSPARKGYEY from the coding sequence ATGGGATTGGTGCATCTGTATACCGGTTATGGGGGTGGGAAAACAACTTCCGCTTTAGGCTTAGCTTTAAGGGCTTTAGGTCACGGACAGAAGGTAATTGTCGTCCAATTTTTGAAAGGGAGAAAAAACATCGGGGAATATAAAATCCGAGATAAGTTGGCGCCAGACTATGAGATATATCAGTTTGGTTCTCCAAGATTTGTTGATCCGAAGAATTTAAAGCCTAAAGACTACGAACTTGCTAGAAAGGGATTAGAATTCGCGAAAAGAGCTTTGAAAAGAAAGCCAAATCTTTTGATTCTGGATGAGATAAACTTAGCTGCCGCCGGCGGCTTAGTAAAAGTTGAGGAGATTCTTGACCTGTTAAAAAATGTTCCTAAAAAAACCATAGTTATACTTACAGGAAGGTTCGCGCCCGACGAACTGATTAACAGAGCCGATATAGTGACAGCCGTTGAAGACATAAAGGGAATGAAAAAGCGATCGCCAGCGAGAAAAGGCTACGAATACTAA
- a CDS encoding DNA topoisomerase VI subunit B — MTEVFQEISPADFFYRNRDIAGFTNPARAMYTTVRELVENSLDACEMQRIPPNLYIRVSEVKETSKSTSVYEVRVEDNGLGIPAEHIPSAFAQILYGSKYHLRQTRGTFGLGGKMALLYGQITTHTGTLVVSSTGKSGACEFQLMIDIQSNKPIILSKRELKTRKWRGTIIQFQTEADYLRAMPKILDYLKQTAIVAPYADITFIDPRGRLYRFLRATENMPPPPKTTKPHPHGVDAETLKRMIAATETRNMKEFMKKHFQRVGETTAKKFLEYAEIDFRKDPKKLNPGEIVVLANAMKNYEGFLPPDPSCLSPIGVKLLETGIRKELNPEFVAVTQRQPSAYSGFPFIVEAGIAYGGEIPKLNRIQLYRYANKIPLLFDEASDVSWKVVNNLIDWRRYKIPTDGPIAVFIHICSTKVPYKTVGKEFIADRPEVEREIINALREVARGLSAYLTRKQSLERQKKRLDVFLKFLPKIATFSTKLADKQREPEIEALLSKVGKYE, encoded by the coding sequence ATGACTGAAGTATTCCAAGAAATCAGCCCAGCCGACTTCTTTTACCGAAACCGGGACATAGCCGGGTTCACCAACCCCGCTAGGGCCATGTACACAACTGTGAGGGAGCTTGTGGAAAACAGCCTAGACGCGTGTGAAATGCAACGCATCCCACCGAACCTGTACATCAGAGTCTCCGAGGTGAAGGAAACGTCCAAGTCCACCAGCGTCTACGAGGTTAGAGTGGAGGACAACGGTCTAGGAATACCGGCTGAGCATATCCCATCAGCCTTCGCCCAAATCCTCTACGGATCCAAATACCACCTGAGGCAGACAAGGGGGACTTTCGGTTTAGGTGGAAAAATGGCGCTGCTTTACGGCCAGATAACCACCCACACGGGAACCCTGGTTGTATCCAGCACAGGGAAATCCGGGGCCTGTGAATTCCAGTTAATGATAGATATACAGAGCAATAAGCCAATCATCTTAAGCAAAAGGGAGCTGAAAACGAGGAAATGGCGTGGAACCATCATTCAATTCCAAACCGAAGCCGATTACTTAAGGGCCATGCCTAAGATACTGGATTACCTGAAACAAACGGCCATCGTAGCCCCCTACGCTGACATCACGTTCATCGACCCGAGGGGTAGACTTTACCGATTCCTCAGAGCAACGGAGAACATGCCACCCCCACCCAAAACCACTAAGCCACATCCCCACGGAGTCGACGCGGAAACCTTGAAGAGAATGATAGCGGCGACGGAGACAAGGAACATGAAGGAATTCATGAAAAAACACTTCCAAAGGGTAGGGGAAACAACCGCCAAGAAGTTTCTGGAGTACGCTGAGATCGACTTTAGAAAGGATCCTAAAAAGCTGAACCCTGGGGAAATCGTAGTCCTAGCCAACGCCATGAAAAACTACGAGGGATTCCTGCCACCCGACCCCAGCTGCCTGTCCCCCATCGGCGTCAAACTGCTGGAAACCGGCATCAGAAAGGAGCTCAACCCTGAGTTCGTGGCTGTCACTCAAAGACAGCCCTCAGCCTACTCTGGATTCCCCTTCATCGTCGAAGCCGGGATCGCCTACGGCGGAGAAATTCCCAAGCTAAATAGAATACAACTCTACCGTTACGCCAATAAGATACCACTATTGTTCGACGAGGCGAGCGATGTTTCATGGAAGGTTGTGAACAACCTCATTGACTGGCGAAGGTATAAGATTCCAACGGACGGCCCCATAGCCGTTTTCATCCACATCTGCAGCACGAAAGTGCCGTACAAAACGGTGGGAAAGGAGTTTATAGCCGATCGACCTGAAGTCGAAAGAGAAATCATCAACGCCCTCAGAGAGGTGGCTAGAGGACTCTCCGCCTACCTTACTAGAAAACAATCCCTAGAGAGACAGAAAAAACGGTTAGACGTGTTTCTAAAGTTCCTGCCGAAAATAGCCACCTTCTCCACGAAGCTCGCGGATAAGCAGAGGGAGCCTGAAATAGAGGCGTTGCTGTCCAAGGTGGGAAAATATGAGTAA